TTACGGACGAAGGACTTATCTAAACCTAGCACTTTTTCCGTTTTTAAGGCTTCCTCCCGGACTTCTTCTATAAAATTAATGGATGGGGCTTCATCCATTAATTCCCGAATAGCAGTTTTCCCAATACTAAAAGCATTATAATAAATTATACCAGAAGCAAGCAAGGCCGCATAGTCATCCGCATATTCATATCCCTTGCCCCCCAATAAAGCAATAGATATCCCGATAAAAGCAGCAGCCGAAGTAATAGCATCACTTCGATGATGAAAAGCATCTGCTTGCATGGCATTACTTTCAACCGCTTTGCCTTTTTTCTGAATATAGCGGGCAATTAATTCCTTCGAGATAACTACCGCAATAAGTACCACTAACGTAAATGGCTCGGGTACGTCGTGGGGCGTGCGTAAATTTTTAAAGCTTTCTACTACTATTATGGTAGCCGCCCCTACCAACCCCAATACCACCACTAAAGAAGTAATCGGCTCAGCTTTCCCGTGCCCATAAGGATGGTTTTTATCAGCTGGCCTGGATGCCACCCGAAAACCGACCAGCAGCATAGAAGAAGTAAAAATATCGGTTAACGACTCAATAGCATCGGCTACTAAGGCGTAAGAATTGCCCAGAACACCAGCTACTCCTTTTACCAGAACCAGTAAAAAACTGGTACCTATCCCGATTAAAGTTGTTCTCCGAGCAGTTTTTCCGATCAAAATTTTATGATCTTCCCGATTCATCTGTATAATATAATTAATAAAGCAGAAGTAAAAAAATCAGGTTAAATCAATTTGTTTAACCGGGCTTTCCTAACGTTATTCCTCGTCTTTGGCAAGTATAGCCAATAAGTTGTGGGCGCCTTTAATCGCTATCTTATCAGAATTTTTTAAAATTTCCGGTAAGTTCACCTCGATTTTATCCTGGTTTTTAATGCCGGTTTCCACTGGTATTTTTTTAAACTGATTAGCTTGCTCTTCCACAAAAATGTACTTCTTGCCTTCCAGTTGCACCACGGCAGTTTCGGGTAAAATTGTTGTTTCTTTCTGGCCGGTTTGGATGGAGGCAGTTACAAACATGCCCGGCAATAGCTTAGGGTCTTTCTGAAGCAAATGCCCGTGTACCGGAATAATGTTATCCCCTTGGACACTTTGCCCCACCAACGAAATTTCCGCTAAGCGGTCTTTTTGCTCGTTCGGCAAACGAAAGCTAAATTTTTGACCCGGTTTTAATTTGCTGATATCTTTTTCGAAGGCGTTTAATTCAATGTGCAGTTCATCGGTATTTACCAGCTCAAATAAAATATCATTGGCGCTAATCATTTTGCCCACGTTAGCATTTACGTTTTTTACAAAACCGTTAATCGGCGATTGCAGACTAATGGTCCGGCTAATTTTTCCCGGGGTTAGTCCCTCGGGGTTCACGTTAATCATGAGCAATTTTTGCCTTAAAGCCGCCTGGTTATTTTTTAATAATTGCAATTCGGCCCGTACCTGCTGCACGTTTTTAGCCGCACTTATTTTCTCTGCTACCAGCTCTTGTTGTCGGGCATATTCTTGCTGCGCCAGTTCTATTTTAGTTTTGGTATCCAGGTAATCTTGTTGAATTTGCACGTAATCCGGATGTTCCAGAATGGCCAGTACCTGGCCTTTGTGCACCTGAGCCCCCGGAATCATGGATGTTTGCCGGAGAAAGCCCCCGTAAGGCACCGAAATACTAATTAAACCAGAAGGCGGCACATCTACTTCCCCGGATAATTGCAAAGTAGTACCCAAGGTTTGCTCCGAGGCGCTACCTAACACAATGCCGATATTTTTAACCTGCTCCGGGGTTAATTTTATTTGATCCGGATTAGGTGCGGCCGCTTGCTGGGCAGTGGCTTTCCCTTGATTTTTGGGTTCTTCGGTGTTCTCTGATTTAGAACAACTGTTTAAAATTAAAAAACTAAGAAGAAGCAAGATGCTATATTTATTCATGACTATTTTCCTTGTAAATACTGAAGCTGATACATGTTTAATTGATATTCCAGAAGCAATTGCAGGTAGTTTTGCTGAATGCGTAACAACTGATCCGCTGCCTGTAAATAATTGAGATAACCAGCTTCCCCGCTCCGGTAAGCTTTATCGGCCTGTTTTAAAGTAAGACCGGCGTTTACCAAAACTTTCTGTTGATAAAACTCTAAGCTGTTGTTAAGGCGCTGCTGGTTCTCCTGGGCAGATTTGAGTTCGTTAGTGAGTAAAATTTGCTGATTAGAAAGGTCGGCCTGAGCCATTTGTTTATTTAACCCGGCAGCTTTAATCCGGCTGGCTTGGGCGCCAAAGTAAAGCGGTAGCGCAATGCCGACTTCAAAACCTTGAAAACGATTCTGGCGGTTAAAACTTTGCTCCTGGCCGTTTACCTCATATTTTCCCGCCAGCGATTGGTTAAAGTAGCCCAACGAGAAATCAGGGGTAAGTTTCCCTTTTTCGAGCTGTTGTTCCCGCTCAGCCACGGCAATTTGTTGCTGATAAACCGATAAAAGCACGTGTTCTGTACCTTCCGGTATCTGCTCCCCCGTAGACTCCAGCTTTTTTAATTTTTCCGGAATAAACATGATTGGCTCCGGAGATTGCACCAGGGCGTTGATCTTATTCAGCGCCATTTTGATGGCCACTTCGTTTTGCTTTAACCGATCCGAGATTTCCAGCCTTTGCGTTTCGGCGGTTGTTTTTTCTAATAAACCACTTTCGCCGGTCCGGAACTTCACCTCCGCGGCTCTTTCTAAAACTTTAAAAATACTGTCTTGCCGTTGCAGCAATTCGTTTAGCTCATGTAAGTAAGCTAATTCAGCGTAAGCCTGTTTTACCTGAAAATCCAGTTCATGCTGGCGGGTAAGTAATTGTTTCTGGCTTAAAACCTTTTGTTCTTCGAGCAGTTTACGGTTGTTTTTATAAATAATAGGCGAGGCAAAACTTTGCGTAAGACCTATCCGGTTATCCAATAAAGGACTGTTCAATTTTCCTTCGGAGTAGTTAATATTGGTCTTGGATAAGTCCAGCGCCGATTTTTTTAAACTAGAAGCCATCTCTACTCCGAGCTGGTACTTCTTTATTTCCTGGTTATTTTCCCGGGCTAATTGCCGGATTTCGTTTAGGCTTTTTAGTTGCGGTGATTGAGCCGAGGCAGCTAAAGGCCCGAGGAGCAACAGCATGCTGGCTATTTTTTTTAGATGCTTGTTCCGCTTAAATCCTTTTTCGGAGAAATAATAAATTACGGGTAATACCACCAGCGTCAGTAAAGTAGCCGATACCAGACCGCCTATAACTACTGTAGCCAGAGGTTTTTGGACCTCTGCGCCTGCCGAAGAAGAAAGAGCCATTGGCAGAAAACCTAAAGAGGCCACAGTGGCCGTCATCACAATAGGACGTAAACGGGCAGCCGTACCTTTTTTAATAATTTCTTCCAGATTGCTCATTCCGGCGGCCTTTAACTGATTAAAATAGCCAATCATTACAATGCCATTAAGAACGGCAACCCCGAATAAAGCAATAAAACCCACCCCGGCCGAAATACTAAACGGCATTCCACGGATTAGCAAGGCAAACACCCCACCAATGGCCGAAAGCGGTATGGCCGTAAAAATTAAAACGGATTGTTTAACGGATTTAAAAGCAAAGAACAGTAAAAGAAATATGAGCAGTAAGGCTAAAGGCACGGCCACCGAAAGCCGGTTTTTAGCTTCGATCAGATTTTGAAATTGGCCTCCAAAGGTTAAGGAATAGCCCACCGGTAACTGCAGCTTTTCTTCGGCTTTGCTCTGAATTTCGTTCACAATGCTTTGTACATCGCGGTTACGCACGTTAAAACCAACTGTAATGCGGCGTTTGGCGCCATCGCGTTGGATTTGATTAGGGCCTTCTTTCATGTGCACCGTAGCCAATTGCTCCAAAGGGATTTGAAAGCCTGCCGAATTGCTCACGAATAGGTTTTTAACATCCGCTAT
The sequence above is a segment of the Adhaeribacter swui genome. Coding sequences within it:
- a CDS encoding efflux RND transporter periplasmic adaptor subunit, which encodes MNKYSILLLLSFLILNSCSKSENTEEPKNQGKATAQQAAAPNPDQIKLTPEQVKNIGIVLGSASEQTLGTTLQLSGEVDVPPSGLISISVPYGGFLRQTSMIPGAQVHKGQVLAILEHPDYVQIQQDYLDTKTKIELAQQEYARQQELVAEKISAAKNVQQVRAELQLLKNNQAALRQKLLMINVNPEGLTPGKISRTISLQSPINGFVKNVNANVGKMISANDILFELVNTDELHIELNAFEKDISKLKPGQKFSFRLPNEQKDRLAEISLVGQSVQGDNIIPVHGHLLQKDPKLLPGMFVTASIQTGQKETTILPETAVVQLEGKKYIFVEEQANQFKKIPVETGIKNQDKIEVNLPEILKNSDKIAIKGAHNLLAILAKDEE
- a CDS encoding cation diffusion facilitator family transporter — its product is MNREDHKILIGKTARRTTLIGIGTSFLLVLVKGVAGVLGNSYALVADAIESLTDIFTSSMLLVGFRVASRPADKNHPYGHGKAEPITSLVVVLGLVGAATIIVVESFKNLRTPHDVPEPFTLVVLIAVVISKELIARYIQKKGKAVESNAMQADAFHHRSDAITSAAAFIGISIALLGGKGYEYADDYAALLASGIIYYNAFSIGKTAIRELMDEAPSINFIEEVREEALKTEKVLGLDKSFVRKMGFDFYVDIHVLVDGKITVAEGHQIAHAVKNRLLNHFPAIQDVIVHIEPI